A region of Plantactinospora sp. BC1 DNA encodes the following proteins:
- a CDS encoding DUF1992 domain-containing protein — MPSRYESRIERQIREAQERGEFDNLPGAGKPLPGHGGTYDENWWIRDWVRRENLTDIGPASLMIRKEAEELPQRLARESSESTVRSVVTALNERIVLARRGLVDGPPVVLPTFDVERVVEAWREQRRR; from the coding sequence ATGCCGAGCAGGTACGAGTCCCGGATCGAACGCCAGATCCGCGAGGCGCAGGAGCGCGGCGAGTTCGACAACCTCCCCGGGGCCGGCAAGCCGCTACCCGGACACGGCGGCACATACGACGAGAACTGGTGGATCCGGGACTGGGTACGCCGGGAGAACCTGACCGACATCGGGCCGGCCTCGCTGATGATCCGCAAGGAGGCCGAGGAGCTGCCGCAGCGGCTGGCCCGGGAGTCGTCGGAGTCGACGGTCCGGTCCGTCGTGACCGCACTCAACGAACGGATCGTGCTGGCCCGGCGCGGCCTGGTCGACGGGCCGCCGGTGGTGCTGCCGACCTTCGACGTCGAGCGGGTCGTCGAAGCCTGGCGCGAGCAGCGGCGCCGGTAG
- a CDS encoding ABC transporter substrate-binding protein — translation MRKHGLTGAALVLALAVAAGCGGGDDGSGTDGAVTGEITVLTQRTDIVDTVFQDYKKKFEAKYPGTTVKFEAITDYEGEVRIRMNTKEYGDVLLIPNSVTTDLLPTFFEPLGTVAELEKKYRFVRTEQRLDDKVYGLTITGNAQGFVYNKRVWQQAGVTAPPKTPEEFLGALAAIKEKTDAIPLYTNYKDKWPLGQWEGNRGGISGDPDAAIKLAKDDAPWAPGKEHHIMDSLLFDAVQRGLTEPDPTTTNWEQSKGMLGTGKIATMMLGSWSIVQMQGAATDKADIGYLPFPTQVDGKFHTVISGDYDNGININSKNKATARAWIDWFAEESNYAVDQGGISPVISQAMPSTLADLTAAGTEFIEYNPAPKGEEGLADKIGNAAEIALWDGTYRQRIVDAARGAKKETKEQIFADLNKKWAETRSKVR, via the coding sequence ATGAGAAAACACGGATTGACCGGCGCCGCCCTCGTGCTCGCGCTGGCCGTGGCGGCGGGCTGCGGCGGAGGCGACGACGGGAGCGGCACCGACGGCGCCGTCACCGGTGAGATCACGGTGCTGACCCAGCGCACCGACATCGTCGACACGGTCTTCCAGGACTACAAGAAGAAGTTCGAGGCGAAGTACCCCGGCACCACGGTGAAGTTCGAGGCGATCACGGACTACGAGGGCGAGGTCCGGATCCGGATGAACACCAAGGAGTACGGCGACGTGCTCCTCATCCCCAACTCGGTCACCACCGACCTGCTGCCGACCTTCTTCGAGCCGCTCGGCACCGTTGCCGAGCTGGAGAAGAAATACCGCTTCGTCCGCACCGAGCAGCGCCTCGACGACAAGGTCTACGGCCTCACCATCACCGGCAACGCGCAGGGCTTCGTCTACAACAAGAGGGTCTGGCAGCAGGCGGGGGTCACCGCGCCGCCGAAGACGCCGGAGGAGTTCCTCGGCGCGCTGGCCGCGATCAAGGAGAAGACCGACGCTATCCCGCTCTACACCAACTACAAGGACAAGTGGCCACTCGGCCAGTGGGAGGGCAACCGAGGCGGGATCAGCGGCGACCCGGACGCGGCGATCAAGCTGGCCAAGGACGACGCCCCGTGGGCGCCCGGCAAGGAACACCACATCATGGACTCGCTGCTCTTCGACGCGGTGCAGCGCGGGCTGACCGAGCCGGACCCGACGACCACCAACTGGGAGCAGTCCAAGGGCATGCTCGGCACCGGCAAGATCGCCACGATGATGCTCGGCTCCTGGTCGATCGTGCAGATGCAGGGTGCGGCCACCGACAAGGCGGACATCGGCTACCTGCCGTTCCCGACCCAGGTCGACGGCAAGTTCCACACCGTCATCAGCGGCGACTACGACAACGGCATCAACATCAACTCGAAGAACAAGGCGACCGCGCGGGCCTGGATCGACTGGTTCGCCGAGGAGTCCAACTACGCGGTCGACCAGGGCGGCATCTCGCCGGTGATCAGCCAGGCGATGCCGAGCACCCTGGCCGACCTGACCGCCGCCGGGACCGAGTTCATCGAGTACAACCCGGCGCCGAAGGGCGAGGAGGGGCTGGCCGACAAGATCGGCAATGCCGCCGAGATCGCGCTCTGGGACGGCACGTACCGGCAGCGGATCGTGGACGCGGCCCGGGGCGCGAAGAAGGAGACCAAGGAGCAGATCTTCGCCGACCTGAACAAGAAGTGGGCGGAGACGAGGTCGAAGGTCCGGTAG
- a CDS encoding carbohydrate ABC transporter permease has translation MATPTNTASRFPGSAGAALRQRLGPTGPRRPVPRRRKPLTPYLFLLVPVALLAVFTYVPVVNMFGYSVTSWNGLSPTKEFVGGGNYVEIATRPELFEVLRVSLYYIGASVLQIALALYFATVLSFNVRFRNLFKGIIFFPYLINGVAIAMVFLYFFQPGGTLDSALRVFGLGNLSQQWLGDPEVINYSLAGTSVWRYLGLNFVLFLGAIQSIPAQLYEAAEIDGANRWHQFRYLILPGIRPIVGLSFILAISGSLSVFEIPYIMTGGANGSETFVIQTVDMAFKYYKVGLASAMAVVLLVIILLLTWIQRRVVPEEKVNLT, from the coding sequence ATGGCAACTCCGACGAACACCGCGAGTCGGTTCCCCGGGTCGGCCGGCGCGGCGCTGCGGCAACGGCTCGGACCCACCGGCCCGCGCCGGCCGGTGCCGCGCCGACGGAAGCCCCTCACCCCCTATCTCTTCCTGCTGGTGCCGGTGGCGCTGCTCGCGGTCTTCACCTACGTCCCGGTCGTCAACATGTTCGGCTACAGCGTCACCTCGTGGAACGGCCTGAGCCCGACCAAGGAGTTCGTGGGCGGCGGGAACTACGTCGAGATCGCCACCCGCCCCGAACTCTTCGAGGTGCTCCGGGTCAGCCTCTACTACATCGGCGCGTCGGTGCTGCAGATCGCGCTGGCGCTCTACTTCGCCACCGTGCTGAGCTTCAACGTCAGGTTCCGCAACCTCTTCAAGGGGATCATCTTCTTCCCGTACCTGATCAACGGCGTCGCCATCGCGATGGTCTTCCTCTACTTCTTCCAGCCCGGCGGCACCCTCGACTCGGCACTGCGGGTCTTCGGCCTCGGCAACCTGTCGCAGCAGTGGCTCGGCGACCCCGAGGTGATCAACTATTCGCTCGCCGGTACGTCGGTCTGGCGCTACCTCGGGCTGAACTTCGTACTCTTCCTCGGCGCGATCCAGTCGATCCCGGCCCAGCTCTACGAGGCGGCGGAGATCGACGGGGCGAACCGGTGGCACCAGTTCCGCTACCTGATCCTGCCCGGCATCCGGCCGATCGTCGGGCTCTCGTTCATCCTGGCGATCTCCGGGTCGCTCTCGGTCTTCGAGATCCCGTACATCATGACCGGCGGCGCGAACGGCAGCGAGACCTTCGTGATCCAGACCGTCGACATGGCGTTCAAGTACTACAAGGTCGGGCTCGCCTCGGCGATGGCCGTCGTACTCCTCGTGATCATCCTGCTGCTCACCTGGATCCAGCGCCGGGTCGTGCCCGAGGAGAAGGTGAACCTGACGTGA
- a CDS encoding carbohydrate ABC transporter permease: MSLTALRSPGTPPRRRPRAGTPLGTFGARVAVTLKYVSLVVASLVVLAPLLVLLMASLKTNDEFINGAPFDPPGNWFNLDNYVTAFTQGGMLRAFVNTSVILAVSLAGTVLIGSMAAYALDRFEFRFRKTIIMLFLLATLVPGVTTQVATFQVVNGLGLFNTRWSAIVLFLGTDIISIYIFQQFLRGIPRELDESAALEGANHFTIYLRIILPLLKPAIATVVIIKGITMYNEFYIPFLYMPDRDLGVISTSLFRFKGPFGAQWEVISAGVILVIVPTLIVFLLLQRFIYNGFTSGATK; this comes from the coding sequence GTGAGCCTGACCGCCCTCCGCTCCCCCGGCACGCCACCCCGGCGACGGCCCCGGGCCGGCACCCCGCTCGGCACGTTCGGCGCCCGGGTCGCGGTGACCCTCAAGTACGTCTCCCTGGTCGTCGCCTCCCTGGTGGTGCTGGCGCCGCTGCTGGTCCTGCTGATGGCCTCGCTGAAGACCAACGACGAGTTCATCAACGGGGCGCCGTTCGACCCGCCCGGCAACTGGTTCAACCTCGACAACTACGTCACGGCGTTCACCCAGGGCGGCATGCTGCGGGCCTTCGTCAACACCTCGGTCATCCTGGCCGTGTCGCTGGCCGGTACGGTGCTGATCGGCTCGATGGCGGCGTACGCCCTGGACCGGTTCGAGTTCCGGTTCCGCAAGACCATCATCATGCTGTTCCTGCTCGCCACCCTGGTGCCCGGGGTGACCACCCAGGTGGCGACCTTCCAGGTGGTGAACGGTCTCGGGCTGTTCAACACCAGGTGGTCGGCGATCGTGCTCTTCCTCGGCACCGACATCATCTCGATCTACATCTTCCAGCAGTTCCTCCGGGGGATTCCCCGGGAGCTGGACGAGTCGGCCGCCCTGGAGGGCGCCAACCACTTCACGATCTATCTGCGGATCATCCTTCCCCTGTTGAAACCGGCGATCGCGACCGTCGTGATCATCAAGGGGATCACCATGTACAACGAGTTCTACATCCCGTTCCTCTACATGCCCGACCGCGACCTCGGGGTCATCTCCACCTCGCTGTTCCGCTTCAAGGGGCCGTTCGGGGCGCAGTGGGAGGTCATCTCGGCCGGGGTCATCCTGGTGATCGTCCCGACTCTGATCGTCTTCCTGCTGCTGCAACGCTTCATCTACAACGGGTTCACCAGCGGGGCGACGAAGTAG
- a CDS encoding RNA methyltransferase has protein sequence MPRTLRVTTRNASFQQWSALLTNRTKRQRAGEFLVQGVRPITVAVRQGWPVHALLHPDGVPLSRWARDLLDQTTGNRVAVAPDLLHELGGKDEELPELVAVLGLPPDRLDRIPVGPDALVVVFDRPTAPGNIGTLVRSADAFGAAGLVVVGHAADPYDPRAVRASTGSLFAVPVVRTGSHRDVLDWVAALRERGLPVQIVGTDEAGEVEIAEHDLTGPTVLLVGNETSGLSAAWRQSCDRMLRIPIAGSASSLNAATAGTVALYEASRQRRRV, from the coding sequence GTGCCCCGGACGTTGCGGGTCACCACCCGCAACGCCAGCTTCCAGCAGTGGTCGGCGCTGCTGACCAACCGCACCAAGCGGCAGCGGGCCGGCGAGTTCCTGGTGCAGGGCGTCCGGCCGATCACCGTGGCGGTCCGGCAGGGCTGGCCGGTGCACGCGCTGCTGCACCCGGACGGCGTGCCGCTGTCCCGGTGGGCCCGGGACCTGCTCGACCAGACCACCGGCAACCGGGTCGCGGTCGCCCCCGACCTGCTGCACGAACTCGGCGGCAAGGACGAGGAGCTGCCGGAACTCGTCGCCGTGCTGGGTCTGCCGCCGGACCGGCTGGACCGGATCCCGGTCGGGCCCGACGCACTGGTGGTGGTCTTCGACCGGCCGACCGCACCGGGCAACATCGGCACCCTGGTCCGCTCCGCCGACGCGTTCGGCGCCGCCGGGCTGGTGGTGGTCGGGCACGCCGCCGACCCGTACGACCCGAGAGCGGTCCGGGCCAGCACCGGCTCGCTCTTCGCGGTGCCGGTGGTCCGCACCGGTTCGCACCGGGACGTACTCGACTGGGTGGCCGCGCTGCGCGAGCGCGGGTTGCCGGTGCAGATCGTCGGCACCGACGAGGCCGGCGAGGTCGAGATCGCCGAACACGACCTCACCGGCCCCACCGTGCTGCTGGTCGGCAACGAGACCTCCGGGCTCAGCGCGGCGTGGCGGCAGTCCTGCGACCGGATGCTCCGGATCCCGATCGCCGGATCGGCGAGCTCGCTCAACGCCGCGACGGCGGGCACCGTCGCCCTGTACGAGGCGTCCCGACAGCGCCGCCGGGTCTGA
- a CDS encoding MauE/DoxX family redox-associated membrane protein encodes MRYLEVGCRVLLAAVFIVAVANKVASRAAWRDFVRSLRELRQLPEAAVRPAAVATVTAEALAAALFLVPLRVAGVLGFALAIGLLAAFTVVIGLALARGNRAPCRCFGASSTPLGIPHLVRNLTLICVAALGVLGLSTGTALDPAYAMIAGITGLVLGMLTTAAEDIVALVKPVR; translated from the coding sequence GTGCGGTATCTGGAGGTGGGCTGCCGAGTACTCCTCGCCGCGGTGTTCATCGTGGCCGTCGCCAACAAGGTCGCGTCCAGGGCCGCCTGGCGGGACTTCGTCCGGTCGCTGCGCGAGTTGCGGCAACTGCCGGAGGCTGCGGTGCGGCCGGCGGCGGTCGCGACGGTGACGGCCGAGGCGCTCGCCGCCGCGCTGTTTCTGGTGCCGCTGCGGGTGGCCGGCGTCCTCGGCTTCGCACTCGCGATCGGTCTGCTCGCCGCCTTCACCGTCGTGATCGGACTGGCCCTGGCCAGGGGCAACCGCGCTCCCTGCCGGTGCTTCGGCGCCTCCAGTACCCCGCTCGGCATCCCCCACCTGGTGCGGAACCTGACCCTGATCTGTGTGGCGGCGCTGGGCGTGCTCGGACTGTCCACGGGGACCGCCCTCGACCCGGCGTACGCGATGATCGCCGGCATCACCGGCCTGGTCCTCGGCATGTTGACGACGGCGGCCGAGGACATCGTCGCCCTGGTCAAACCGGTCCGGTAG
- a CDS encoding sensor domain-containing protein, producing the protein MDPATSTRPPPHRLRRRLVQGGEGLLLAVLSVSANIVLLVLSVLSLGFTVLGVGLLAFPAVTAVVRHVAGLNRRIAGRWTGREVPSPYRPAPERTTVWARYRWVVTDPATWRDLLWLLTSIPVGLVLGLLPVCLVVYGLEGLLGVPVLLWALDAWYGYGAVWPADTLGKALLALPQGALILLFGGVVGELIHRTHAGFIRALLAPTRAAALHRRVRQLTESRSEAVDAQAAELRRIERDLHDGAQARLVALSMSIGLAEELMSRDPAAARRLMAEAREASGQALGELRDLVRGIHPPVLAERGLAGAIRALALKLPLPVEVDVELPGRPLAPVESAVYFTAAELLANVAKHSSARNAWVRLRHGDGRLVMVVGDDGAGGADPAGGTGLRGIERRLAAFDGTMFVASPPGGPTTVTMELPCELSSPKTSPCSGTD; encoded by the coding sequence ATGGACCCCGCGACCAGCACCCGGCCACCACCGCACCGGCTCCGCCGCCGGCTCGTCCAGGGCGGCGAGGGGCTGCTGCTGGCCGTACTCTCGGTCAGCGCCAACATCGTCCTGCTGGTGCTCTCGGTGCTCTCCCTCGGCTTCACGGTGCTCGGCGTGGGCCTCCTCGCCTTTCCCGCGGTGACCGCCGTGGTACGCCACGTCGCCGGGCTGAACCGCAGGATCGCGGGGCGGTGGACCGGCCGGGAGGTGCCCAGCCCGTACCGGCCGGCGCCGGAGCGGACGACCGTCTGGGCCCGGTACCGGTGGGTGGTGACCGACCCGGCCACCTGGCGGGACCTGCTCTGGCTGCTCACGTCGATACCGGTCGGGCTGGTACTCGGGCTGCTGCCGGTCTGCCTGGTGGTCTACGGCCTGGAGGGGCTGCTCGGAGTGCCGGTGCTGCTCTGGGCCCTCGACGCCTGGTACGGCTACGGCGCGGTCTGGCCGGCCGACACCCTCGGCAAGGCGCTGCTGGCGCTGCCGCAGGGTGCGCTGATCCTGCTCTTCGGCGGTGTCGTCGGTGAGCTGATCCACCGGACGCACGCCGGCTTCATCCGGGCGCTGCTGGCGCCGACCCGGGCGGCGGCGCTGCACCGGCGGGTCCGGCAGCTCACCGAGAGCCGGTCGGAGGCCGTCGACGCGCAGGCCGCCGAGCTGCGTCGGATCGAGCGGGACCTGCACGACGGGGCCCAGGCCCGGCTGGTGGCGCTGAGCATGAGCATCGGGCTGGCCGAGGAGCTGATGAGCCGCGACCCGGCGGCGGCGCGGCGGCTGATGGCCGAGGCCCGGGAGGCCAGCGGGCAGGCCCTGGGCGAGCTGCGGGACCTGGTCCGGGGCATCCATCCGCCGGTACTCGCCGAACGCGGGCTGGCCGGTGCGATCCGGGCGCTCGCGCTGAAACTGCCGCTGCCGGTCGAGGTCGACGTCGAACTTCCGGGCCGGCCACTGGCCCCGGTCGAGTCGGCGGTCTACTTCACCGCCGCCGAGCTGCTGGCCAACGTCGCCAAGCACAGCTCCGCACGCAACGCCTGGGTACGGCTGCGGCACGGCGACGGCCGGCTGGTCATGGTGGTCGGCGACGACGGGGCCGGCGGGGCCGACCCGGCCGGCGGGACCGGCCTGCGGGGGATCGAGCGCCGGCTGGCCGCCTTTGATGGCACGATGTTCGTGGCCAGCCCGCCCGGCGGGCCCACGACCGTGACCATGGAGCTGCCGTGCGAGTTGTCATCGCCGAAGACCTCGCCCTGCTCAGGGACGGATTGA
- a CDS encoding response regulator transcription factor: protein MRVVIAEDLALLRDGLTRLLQAFDFEVVAAVDNGPALLPALVEHRPDVAVVDVRLPPTFTDEGLQAAIEARTRMPGLPVLVLSQHVEQLYARELLADRSGAIGYLLKDRVSNVGQFVDAVRRVATGGTVMDPEVIAELLANRSGAEPLHALTAREREVLGLMAEGRSNAAIAGRLFVTEKAVSKHINSIFSKLGMPPSEDDNRRVLAVLAYLNA, encoded by the coding sequence GTGCGAGTTGTCATCGCCGAAGACCTCGCCCTGCTCAGGGACGGATTGACCCGGCTGCTCCAGGCGTTCGACTTCGAGGTCGTGGCCGCGGTCGACAACGGACCGGCGCTGCTGCCGGCGCTGGTCGAGCACCGTCCGGACGTGGCGGTGGTCGACGTACGGCTGCCGCCGACCTTCACCGACGAGGGGCTCCAGGCGGCGATCGAGGCCCGTACCCGGATGCCGGGACTGCCGGTACTCGTGCTCTCGCAGCACGTCGAGCAGCTCTACGCCCGGGAACTGCTCGCCGACCGCAGTGGTGCGATCGGCTATCTGCTCAAGGACCGGGTCTCCAACGTGGGCCAGTTCGTCGACGCGGTGCGGCGGGTGGCGACCGGCGGCACGGTGATGGATCCGGAGGTCATCGCCGAACTGCTGGCGAACCGCTCCGGCGCGGAGCCGCTGCACGCGCTCACCGCCCGGGAGCGGGAGGTGCTCGGCCTGATGGCGGAGGGCCGGTCGAACGCGGCGATCGCGGGCCGGCTCTTCGTCACCGAGAAGGCGGTCAGCAAGCACATCAACAGCATCTTCAGCAAGCTGGGCATGCCGCCGTCGGAGGACGACAACCGGCGGGTACTGGCGGTGTTGGCGTACCTGAACGCCTGA
- a CDS encoding cytochrome P450 translates to MTDSRQVTARPYPFAAPDRLNLDPHYARLRRDEPLIRVQLPFGEETWLATRYSDVRVVLGDARFSRAAGVGRDQPRTMPRQPDLGMLGMDPPDHTRLRRLVAKAFTARRVELLRTRAQEIADGLVDQMVEAGPPADLVEHFATPLPIQVICELLGVPFADRDRFHTWSEAIVSTTSLSPEKIQEYLESLWGYIGALVAVRRREPIDDLLGAMVRARDENEDRLTEQELVQLAAGLLAAGHETTVTQIPNFVYVLLQNPAELARLRADPTLIPSAVEELMRYVPLGAASAFPRYATEDVELGGVLVRAGEPVLPAIGSANRDGTVFADPDRLDLGREVNPHVGFGHGVHHCVGAQLARMELQVAIGTLVARLPGLRLAVPEPEVPWKSGLLVRGPLALPVAW, encoded by the coding sequence ATGACGGACAGCCGGCAGGTGACCGCCCGCCCCTACCCGTTCGCCGCCCCCGACCGGCTCAACCTCGACCCGCACTACGCCCGGCTGCGCCGCGACGAGCCACTGATCCGGGTGCAACTGCCCTTCGGCGAGGAGACCTGGCTCGCCACCCGCTACTCCGACGTCCGGGTCGTGCTCGGCGACGCCCGGTTCAGCCGGGCCGCCGGGGTCGGGCGCGACCAGCCCCGGACGATGCCCCGGCAACCGGATCTCGGCATGCTCGGCATGGATCCACCCGACCACACCCGGCTGCGCCGGCTGGTGGCGAAGGCGTTCACCGCCCGCCGGGTGGAACTGCTGCGCACCCGCGCCCAGGAGATCGCCGACGGGCTGGTCGACCAGATGGTCGAGGCCGGTCCCCCGGCCGACCTGGTGGAGCACTTCGCCACCCCGCTGCCGATCCAGGTCATCTGCGAGCTGCTCGGCGTCCCGTTCGCCGACCGGGACAGGTTCCACACCTGGTCGGAGGCGATCGTCTCGACCACCTCGCTGAGCCCGGAGAAGATCCAGGAATACCTGGAGAGCCTCTGGGGCTACATCGGCGCGCTGGTCGCGGTCCGCCGTCGCGAGCCGATCGACGACCTGCTCGGCGCGATGGTGCGGGCCCGGGACGAGAACGAGGACCGGCTCACCGAGCAGGAGCTGGTGCAGCTCGCCGCCGGCCTGCTCGCGGCCGGGCACGAGACGACCGTGACCCAGATCCCGAACTTCGTCTACGTGCTCCTACAGAACCCGGCGGAGCTGGCCCGGCTCCGCGCCGATCCCACGCTGATCCCGAGCGCCGTCGAGGAGCTGATGCGCTACGTGCCGCTCGGCGCCGCCTCGGCCTTCCCCCGGTACGCGACGGAGGACGTCGAACTCGGCGGGGTACTCGTCCGGGCCGGCGAGCCGGTACTCCCGGCGATCGGCTCGGCCAACCGGGACGGTACGGTCTTCGCCGATCCGGACCGGCTCGACCTGGGTCGGGAGGTCAATCCGCACGTCGGCTTCGGTCACGGTGTGCACCACTGCGTCGGCGCGCAGCTCGCCCGGATGGAGTTGCAGGTGGCGATCGGCACCCTGGTCGCTCGCCTGCCCGGACTGCGGCTGGCGGTGCCCGAGCCGGAGGTGCCGTGGAAGAGCGGCCTGCTGGTACGCGGACCGCTCGCCCTTCCGGTGGCCTGGTGA
- a CDS encoding ferredoxin — protein MSAAWRVSVDPHRCIGSGICAGMAPGHFRLVDGLSTPLAETVDPADPVVDAAESCPVEAILVRDAEDQRLIAPEA, from the coding sequence GTGAGCGCCGCCTGGCGGGTCAGCGTCGACCCGCACCGCTGCATCGGCTCCGGGATCTGCGCCGGCATGGCGCCCGGGCACTTCCGGCTCGTCGACGGGCTCTCCACTCCGCTGGCCGAGACCGTCGACCCGGCCGACCCGGTGGTCGACGCCGCCGAGTCCTGCCCGGTCGAGGCGATCCTGGTGCGGGACGCGGAGGACCAGCGACTCATCGCGCCCGAGGCGTGA